A region from the Aegilops tauschii subsp. strangulata cultivar AL8/78 chromosome 5, Aet v6.0, whole genome shotgun sequence genome encodes:
- the LOC109770667 gene encoding uncharacterized protein, producing the protein MSSRSNSKRPSDDNVASDGGLRRREFYLNGPSLDRASKRITEGVLSPPNLKNSHKSKGSHQLHSEASGSNSRKGESNHGIHVSAGNDDLSTTQKPRKVKLKIGGISRTIPAKPNPAIPDSRSSAAKPTRPGDSSHRQKHGNQTEGAKDSNRLPSSQDKKTRKLRKIEDTLTPEQPAKVQREASSDPVRKSRRIAKKSNMDSELDEEYGLSTPENHIREPKNKGGSNPKKNALKKDRSRSTVYEVDNDFVTPQSNRDGKKRSRDSTDADEDNAEEELASDNELEAENKKQKAVTELSASVKSEPLTTRRRALQSWMDGNSNSTIEFPDGLPAASSRSKKEKLSDAEMLAKKAEAAQRRKMQVEKATKESEAEAIRKILGLDTEKKKEERKQKEREEKEKAARAQELARSSIRWVMGPTGTVVTFPEEVGLPSIFNSKPCSYPPPREKCAGPSCTNAYRYRDSKLKLPLCSLECYKAVRGSA; encoded by the exons ATGTCATCTAGGAGTAATTCAAAGAGGCCCTCAGATGACAATGTTGCCTCTGACGGAGGACTCCGACGTCGAGAGTTTTATCTGAATGGACCTTCCCTGGACCGTGCCTCCAAGCGTATCACGGAGGGTGTTCTGTCCCCTCCCAACTTGAAAAACTCACATAAGAGCAAGGGGAGCCACCAGTTGCATTCTGAGGCATCAGGAAGTAACTCAAGAAAGGGTGAAAGCAATCATGGGATACATGTGTCAGCAGGGAATGATGATTTGTCAACCACGCAGAAACCAAGGAAAGTGAAGCTCAAAATTGGTGGAATCAGTCGGACCATACCGGCAAAACCAAACCCTGCCATACCAGATTCCAGGTCTTCAGCTGCAAAGCCTACACGGCCTGGAGATTCATCGCACCGGCAAAAGCATGGTAATCAG ACTGAAGGTGCCAAAGATTCAAATAGGTTGCCCTCTTCTCAAGACAAGAAAACAAGAAAGCTGAGGAAAATTGAAGATACCTTGACTCCGGAACAACCTGCCAAAGTTCAGAGAGAAGCGTCTTCGGATCCTGTCCGGAAGAGTAGAAGGATTGCTAAGAAATCCAACATGGACAGTGAATTAGATGAGGAATATGGTTTAAGTACTCCTGAAAATCATATTCGTGAACCTAAAAACAAAGGAGGGAGTAACCCTAAGAAGAATGCCTTGAAGAAAGACCGGAGCAGGAGCACAGTTTATGAGGTTGATAATGATTTTGTTACACCCCAATCAAATAGAGATGGCAAGAAAAGGTCAAGAGATTCTACTGATGCTGATGAGGATAATGCAGAAGAGGAGCTGGCCTCTGATAATGAGCTTGAAGCTGAAAACAAGAAGCAGAAAGCAGTCACTGAATTGTCTGCCAGTGTTAAGAGTGAACCTCTCACAACGCGTCGCCGAGCCCTTCAATCATGGATGGATGGGAACAGCAACAGTACCATTGAGTTCCCCGATGGTTTACCAGCAGCTTCGTCAAGAA GCAAGAAGGAAAAGCTCTCTGATGCTGAGATGCTCGCGAAGAAGGCTGAGGCTGCTCAGCGCCGCAAGATGCAAGTGGAGAAAGCCACTAAAGAAAGCGAG GCGGAAGCTATAAGGAAAATACTGGGCCTGGACAccgagaagaagaaagaagagaggaAGCAGAAGGAGCGAGAGGAGAAG GAGAAGGCAGCCAGAGCGCAAGAACTCGCCAGGAGCTCCATCCGGTGGGTCATGGGGCCCACAGGCACGGTGGTCACGTTCCCTGAAGAAGTAGGCCTCCCCAGTATCTTCAACTCCAAACCCTGCAG CTACCCTCCGCCGCGTGAGAAGTGCGCCGGACCGTCTTGCACGAACGCGTACCGGTACAGGGACTCGAAGCTGAAGCTCCCCCTCTGCAGCCTGGAGTGCTACAAAGCTGTCCGCGGGAGCGCTTGA